A DNA window from Drosophila sechellia strain sech25 chromosome X, ASM438219v1, whole genome shotgun sequence contains the following coding sequences:
- the LOC6615160 gene encoding glycerol-3-phosphate acyltransferase 3: MLIQLVFLGILLWASFFWLQCRYLDVLELLFAWTGNQLAETRRRRAREERCRLGQKWAVGNKGDGMDKLLSPPIKNRLNIRVEQCCDFITAGLGLVLEDEVTQRFVAPPSPAGEWNLLTRNLRQRNRYLNWRLRTAWLLGWVTRYGLLLPVRTIACWLCLFMISGVSMLLGHIPDWCFKKKLVELVLRQCFRITAACLPMIRRFHNTEYRPTKGICVCNHTSPLDVLVLMCDANYSLTGQVHTGILGVLQRALSRVSHHMWFDRKELADREALGLVLRLHCSMKDRPPVLLFPEGTCINNTAVMQFKKGSFAVSDIVYPVAIRYDRRFGEAYWDSTRYSMLRYMLMVVSSWCICCDVWYMPALSRCNDESPVEFSNRVKAAIAAQANIDDLPWDGNLKRWSPVRDWQ, translated from the coding sequence ATGTTAATTCAACTGGTCTTCCTGGGCATCCTATTGTGGGCGTCCTTCTTTTGGCTGCAGTGCCGCTACCTGGATGTCCTGGAACTGCTCTTCGCCTGGACAGGCAATCAATTGGCGGAAACTCGAAGGAGGCGAGCTCGCGAAGAACGGTGCCGCCTGGGCCAAAAATGGGCGGTCGGAAATAAGGGCGATGGCATGGATAAGCTGCTCTCGCCGCCGATCAAGAATCGGCTCAATATCCGCGTGGAGCAGTGCTGCGACTTCATAACCGCCGGCTTGGGCTTGGTGCTCGAGGACGAAGTGACCCAGAGGTTTGTGGCCCCACCTTCGCCAGCTGGGGAATGGAATCTGCTGACCCGCAACCTTCGTCAGAGGAATCGATACCTCAACTGGCGTTTAAGGACGGCCTGGCTGCTGGGATGGGTTACACGCTACGGACTGCTGTTGCCCGTCAGGACCATTGCCTGCTGGTTGTGCCTGTTCATGATCAGTGGAGTCTCAATGCTGCTAGGTCACATTCCCGACTGGTGCTTCAAGAAGAAGCTGGTGGAGCTGGTATTGCGGCAGTGCTTCCGAATCACGGCCGCCTGCCTGCCGATGATCCGGAGATTCCACAACACGGAGTACCGGCCCACCAAGGGCATCTGTGTGTGCAATCACACGAGCCCCTTAGACGTCCTGGTGCTGATGTGCGATGCCAACTACTCGCTGACGGGGCAGGTCCACACCGGCATCCTGGGCGTCCTGCAGCGCGCCCTGTCCAGGGTCTCCCACCACATGTGGTTCGACCGCAAGGAACTGGCCGATCGTGAGGCTCTGGGGCTGGTGCTCCGCCTACACTGCTCCATGAAGGACCGGCCGCCGGTCCTGCTCTTCCCCGAGGGCACTTGCATCAACAACACCGCCGTAATGCAGTTCAAGAAGGGTAGCTTCGCGGTCAGCGACATCGTTTATCCAGTGGCCATTCGATACGATCGCCGATTCGGGGAGGCCTACTGGGACAGCACCCGATACTCTATGCTCAGATACATGCTGATGGTGGTCAGTTCGTGGTGCATTTGCTGCGATGTCTGGTACATGCCGGCACTCAGCCGATGCAACGACGAGTCCCCAGTGGAGTTTTCGAATCGAGTGAAGGCCGCAATCGCCGCCCAGGCGAATATCGATGATCTGCCCTGGGACGGAAACCTGAAGCGCTGGAGTCCCGTCAGGGACTGGCAGTAA